The following DNA comes from Romeriopsis navalis LEGE 11480.
TGGTATTGGATCGCAATTGGTTTTGGGATGGCTGCTGAAGGGGCTGAGATGATGCCGTAAATGTGCTCTGTCGATCATGATGAATATCGCTATCGCTCATATAAAAGACGCATAATTGCTATCAGTCCCTTAGCAGAACGCCAATATTTCCTAAAAACTTTTCAAATATTTCAGAATTTGTTTATGCAAATTGCGGAGATCGGGGTATACATATATGTAGTCACAATCTTCTATTCACACTTTAAAAGGACAATCCACATGGCTGGAGCAAAGCGGAGATCTCCGACTTCCACGTTGGTTACTAAGACTTCAATCAAAGATGCTGGTTCGGCGTTGGTTGATTTACCTGAAAAACCAAAGGAAATTTGGTCGTTGCGTGAAGCAATTGATGCGCTCAAAGATGAAATCACTTTGGCCCTTGACCGCGGCTACACTTACCCTGAGATTTCAGAGATGCTGACGAAGCGCGGCGTTGAAATCAGTGCTTCAACCTTGAAGTACTATTTGTCTTCGGTGAAGCGTCAAGATCCGAATGCTAAACCGCGCCGTCGTCGCCGGACATTAGGTGCCAGCATTAGTGCTGAAAGTTTGAATCTGGGCGTTGCTAATCCTGAAGAAGCGGAAAAGCCAGCGGCGAAGAAACGTGGTCGCGCAGCTTCAACCACTAAGAAAACTGCAACTGCTGCGAAGAAGACCACAACTGCTGCGAAGACTCCGGCAAAGCGTGGTCGGACAGCGAAGACGGCGACTGCGGCTAAAACGACGGCGACTAAGACTCGTACGACGAAGGCAGCAGCGGCCAAGAAAACTGGTACAGCGGCAACTAAGAAGACCACTGCAACTAAGAAGACTGCGACCAAGAAGACTGGTACAGCGGCAACTAAGAAGACTGCGACCAAGAAGACTGGTACAGCAGCAACTAAGAAGACCACTGGAACTAGAGCAAAAGCTACTGGTACAGCAGCGAAGAAGACAACTGCAACCAAGGCGAAAGCCTCAACTGGTCGCGGTCGTCGTAAAGCGACTGCTTAGGCAGTTGGTTGAGCTGAGTCTTCAGCTTTTACGTTGGCCCCTGGGAGATTCCTCCCAGGGGCGTTTTTGTATGTGGCATTGAAAGTTATAAGATGAGAACCTGTCGATTCAACTTAGTTCTCGTTGGGAGAGGCTTTCGATGCAATCATCGGCCCAAGTGCAGTCGGTTTCGCAGTCGGATACACTCGCAAGTTTCTGGATGCCATTTACCGCAAATCGCCAGTTCAAGGCGCAACCGCGTTTGCTGGCAACGGCGAAGGGCATGCACTATACCGCAGTGGATGGTCGATCGATTCTGGATGCGACGGCGGGTTTATGGTGTGTGAATGCCGGACATTGCCGGGAGTCGATTGCGACGGCCATCGCCCAGCAAGCACAAGTCTTAGACTATGCCCCCACGTTTCAAATGGGACATCCGGCACCGTTTGAATTAGCCGATCGATTGGTCCAGATGTTGCCCGGTGACTTGAATCGCGTGTTTTTTGCGAACTCTGGTTCTGAAGCGGTTGATACGGCGTTGAAGATTGCGTTGGCCTATCACCAGGCGCGGGGGGAAGCCGCTCGGACGCGATTGATTGGCCGGGAGCGCGGGTATCATGGTGTGGGCTTTGGTGGTATCTCGGTGGGCGGGATTAGTGGCAATCGCAAACAGTTTGGCAGCTTATTACCGGGGGTTGATCATTTACCCCATACCCATGATCTGGCCCAAAATGCGTTTACCCGTGGGGTGCCGACTTGGGGGGCGCATCTCGCCGATGATTTAGAGCGCCTTGTAAAACTCCATGACCCCTCGACGATCGCGGCCGTAATTGTTGAGCCGGTTGCGGGTTCGACCGGTGTATTGATTCCGCCGCAGGGCTATCTTCAGCGGCTACGATCGATTTGCGATCGCTATGGCATTCTCTTGATCTTTGATGAAGTGATTACAGGCTTTGGCCGCTTGGGTACTGCCTTCGCCGCCGACTACTTCGGTGTGATACCGGATTTGATGACGGTGGCGAAGGGTTTGACGAATGGGGCCGTGCCGATGGGGGCGGTGTTTGCGCGGCAGGGTGTACATGACGCGTTTATGCAAGGTCCAGAGCCATCGATCGAGCTCTGTCATGGCTATACCTATTCGGGACATCCCTTGGCTTGTGCCGCCGCGATGGCGACGCTAGATATTTATGCGACGGAAGGACTGTTTGAACAAGCACAATCAATCAGCCAATACTGGGAAGATGCGGTGCATACTTTACAGGGATTGCCGGGGATCATCGATATTCGGAATATTGGTTTAGTCGCCGCAATTGAATTAGCCCCGTGGCCGGATCAACCGGGTAAACGTGCTTATGATATTTTTGTCCAATGCTTTGAAGCCGGTTTATTAATCCGGGTTACAGGCGATATTATTGCGCTGTCGCCGCCGTTGATTATCCAACGTGGGCAGATTGATCGGATGATTGATGTGCTACGCCAGGTTTTGCAATCACGGGGTGATGCCGTTGATTGAGAGGTTGGGTGATGCAGTTGAGTTATAGGCCGCGTTATTCGATCGTCATTCCGGTGTATAACGAAGCGGAAAATTTAGCGGAGTTGCAGCGGCGGTTGAGTGCGGTGATGGCCCAGCTTGACGGTCCAACGGAATGTGTCTTGGTCAATGATGGGAGTCGGGATACGAGTCTGGCACAGATGCGTCAACTGCGGCAGCAAGATCCGCGCTTTTGCTATGTCAGTTTGGCCCGAAATTTTGGGCACCAGATTGCGGTGACAGCCGGACTGCATCATGTTCGTGGCCAGGCGGTGATTATTATGGATGCGGATTTACAAGATCCACCGGAGCTGATTCCGGAGATGCTGGCCGCTTGGCGATCGGGATTTGCCGTCGTTTATGCGAAGCGGCGACAGCGACGCAGTGAATCATGGTTCAAACGTCTATGTGCCTATGGCTTCTATCGTGTATTGCGCCAGCTATCGGATGTGGATATTCCGACGGATAGCGGTGATTTCTGTTTGCTCGATCGGCAAGTGGTGACAGCATTAAATGCGATGCCGGAGCGGGTGCGTTATTTGCGGGGATTACGATCGTGGGTGGGTTATCGACAAACGGCGATCGCCTTTGAGCGTGATCCCCGCTATGCAGGCAGCGTCAAATATACGTTTCGTAAGTCGTTAAAGTTAGCGACCAATGGAATTGTTTCCTTTTCCCAAGTACCGTTGCGATTATCAACTTATGTGGGGTTATTAGCGGCTTGTGTGGCGATCTTTATGGTTTGTCTGATTCTTTACTGGCGATTGTTTATTCCTAATTCGCCGTTGACCGGGTTTACGCTGATTTTAGTGGCGATCTTCTTTCTGGGTGCGGTGCAATTAGTCAGTATTGGGATTTTGGGTGAGTATGTCGGTCGTATTTATGAAGAAGTCAAAGGTCGCCCACTCTATACGATCGGGGAAACGGCTGGGTTTGAAACAATTTCGGCCCG
Coding sequences within:
- a CDS encoding glycosyltransferase family 2 protein; its protein translation is MQLSYRPRYSIVIPVYNEAENLAELQRRLSAVMAQLDGPTECVLVNDGSRDTSLAQMRQLRQQDPRFCYVSLARNFGHQIAVTAGLHHVRGQAVIIMDADLQDPPELIPEMLAAWRSGFAVVYAKRRQRRSESWFKRLCAYGFYRVLRQLSDVDIPTDSGDFCLLDRQVVTALNAMPERVRYLRGLRSWVGYRQTAIAFERDPRYAGSVKYTFRKSLKLATNGIVSFSQVPLRLSTYVGLLAACVAIFMVCLILYWRLFIPNSPLTGFTLILVAIFFLGAVQLVSIGILGEYVGRIYEEVKGRPLYTIGETAGFETISARGRLDSIEANMTEDN
- a CDS encoding aspartate aminotransferase family protein; the protein is MQSSAQVQSVSQSDTLASFWMPFTANRQFKAQPRLLATAKGMHYTAVDGRSILDATAGLWCVNAGHCRESIATAIAQQAQVLDYAPTFQMGHPAPFELADRLVQMLPGDLNRVFFANSGSEAVDTALKIALAYHQARGEAARTRLIGRERGYHGVGFGGISVGGISGNRKQFGSLLPGVDHLPHTHDLAQNAFTRGVPTWGAHLADDLERLVKLHDPSTIAAVIVEPVAGSTGVLIPPQGYLQRLRSICDRYGILLIFDEVITGFGRLGTAFAADYFGVIPDLMTVAKGLTNGAVPMGAVFARQGVHDAFMQGPEPSIELCHGYTYSGHPLACAAAMATLDIYATEGLFEQAQSISQYWEDAVHTLQGLPGIIDIRNIGLVAAIELAPWPDQPGKRAYDIFVQCFEAGLLIRVTGDIIALSPPLIIQRGQIDRMIDVLRQVLQSRGDAVD